A region from the Corticium candelabrum chromosome 14, ooCorCand1.1, whole genome shotgun sequence genome encodes:
- the LOC134189564 gene encoding zinc finger matrin-type protein 2-like, whose amino-acid sequence MMEKKDPNQFRRTWDKEKYEKRAKERAFQEDEDKFVRRPEAGKRELLKPREYDVDLDSSVGKSIVVNKTTPSAQAGGFYCNVCDCVVKDSINFLDHINGRKHQRNMGMSMKVERSTVEQVRARFEMHKRKSQEKKEVREYDIEAVASARREEEEHQRSDRRERRKERKRRRREDEDDEDLGGLDPAMVSVMGFDGFSTKTKAK is encoded by the exons ATGATGGAG AAAAAAGATCCTAACCAATTTCGTCGTACGTGGGACAAAGAGAAGTATGAGAAGCGCGCGAAAGAAAGAGCGTTTCAAGAAGACGAAGACAAAT TCGTTAGAAGACCTGAAGCAGGAAAAAGGGAATTGTTGAAACCAAGAGAATATGAT GTTGATCTTGATTCAAGCGTGGGGAAGTCGATAGTAGTCAATAAAACAACACCTTCAGCTCAAGCCGGAGG TTTCTACTGTaatgtgtgtgactgtgtggtGAAGGATTCAATAAACTTTCTGGATCACATCAATGGAAGAAAAC ATCAGAGAAACATGGGCATGTCAATGAAGGTTGAACGTTCGACTGTTGAGCAAGTAAGGGCACGCTTTGAGATGCACAAAAGAAAGTCTCAAGAGAAAAAAGAAGTCAGAGAATACG ATATCGAAGCAGTAGCAAGTGCCAGAAGAGAAGAA gaGGAACATCAAAGATCAGATCGCCGTGAAAGACGTAAAGAAAGAAAACGACGAAGACgagaagatgaagatgatgaagacCTTGGTGGACTAGATCCTGCAATGGTATCTGTGATGGGATTTGATGGTTTCAGTActaaaacaaaagcaaagtAG
- the LOC134189592 gene encoding protein FAM114A2-like isoform X1, with amino-acid sequence MSRPQKSESEEEFASAPEDNDDGDSNVPGEKSRQDKSKKPVDVNNDEMTTKGKGKEVSTGNEVAESEPAATVREINEILNEMSADSENLLQEKTEDEQTDRTRNIDKQGDRNEEKSRETVDNEEVVAVESTYGQETEAVTAGNIRDALISSTGDIRESGEPQSSAHFTGDIKDALRAVTDKKASKPASSGWGWGGWLSSTASALGQGLQSAIHTVEETLGIPEPEEIAKHTQNDDTAEEGKKEIVDSEPQKSKTGTTETVKTTDVEEESSSTFSMWSGMSALSSVIASKSSELVSGGIDALEAIGRKTMDVISDGDPGLRQKRAAIQELTSGPAVVLSKLLRDAKQQAEENQNSNAETGIHFSTLFDEYQGFVHLEALELLSTECSSKLQSAQVAIEDDEVMKQLQDIKEAFQLKNDDEEEDVKDQTVEITSFLLLQFEKLKIQYKAQKLEKHSHRNNSKNNSHMPTGPSKKRAEVTVNCTVCLPSQS; translated from the exons ATGAGTCGCCCCCAAAAGTCAGAGAGCGAAGAAGAGTTTGCGAGTGCTCCAGAAGACAACGACGATGGTGACAGCAACGTGCCTGGTGAGAAATCTAGGCAAGACAAAAGCAAGAAACCAGTTGATGTGAATAATGATGAGATGACGACGAAAGGAAAGGGAAAGGAAGTCTCTACTGGCAATGAAGTAGCTGAATCTGAACCAGCAGCGACAGTGAGGGAAATAAATGAAATACTGAATGAAATGTCTGCAGACAGTGAGAACTTGTTACAAGAAAAAACTGAAGatgagcaaacagacagaactcGAAACATAGACAAGCAAGGAGATAGAAATGAAGAAAAAAGCAGagaaacagttgacaatgaaGAGGTGGTGGCGGTGGAATCAACGTATGGACAAGAAACCGAAGCAGTTACTGCTGGGAACATCAGAGACGCTCTCATTTCTTCTACTGGAGATATTCGG GAATCTGGTGAGCCACAGTCATCAGCACATTTTACTGGAGACATCAAGGATGCATTAAGAGCAGTCACCGATAAAAAG GCATCAAAACCAGCATCTAGTGGATGGGGTTGGGGAGGGTGGCTATCTTCAACAGCCTCTGCGTTAGGCCAAGGGCTACAATCAGCCATCCATACTGTGGAAGAGACGCTTGGCATTCCTGAACCAGAAGAAATAGCAAAACACACTCAGAATGATGATACTGCAGAAGAAGGGAAGAAAGAAATTGTTGATAGTGAACCACAGAAATCAAAGACAGGAACAACAGAAACAGTCAAGACTACTGACGTAGAAGAGGAGTCTTCATCTACATTTTCTATGTGGAGTGGAATGTCTGCCCTCTCATCAGTTATTGCTAGCAAG aGCAGTGAACTTGTATCAGGTGGCATTGATGCTCTTGAAGCTATTGGAAGGAAGACTATGGATGTGATTTCAGATGGAGATCCTG GTTTAAGACAAAAGAGAGCTGCAATTCAAGAACTTACATCAGGACCAGCTGTTGTGCTTTCAAAG CTGTTGAGGGATGCTAAACAACAAGCTGAAGAAAACCAGAATAGCAATGCCGAG ACTGGAATTCATTTTAGCACTTTGTTTGATGAATACCAAG GCTTTGTACACTTGGAGGCTTTGGAGCTGTTATCTACTGAATGTTCTAGTAAGTTACAGTCAGCTCAAGTTGCAATTGAAGATGATGAGGTCATGAAACAACTGCAAGACATAAAGGAGGCCTTCCAGTTGAAGAATGACGATGAGGAGGAGGACGTTAAGGACCAAACAGTGGAAATTACATCCTTTctgttactgcaatttgagaagTTGAAGATTCAATACAAGGCACAGAAGTTAGAAAAG CACTCACACAGGAATAACAGCAAGAATAACAGCCATATGCCCACTGGCCCCAGCAAAAAAAGGGCAGAGGTTACTGTAAATTGCACAGTTTGTTTGCCTTCACAAAGTTGA
- the LOC134189592 gene encoding protein FAM114A2-like isoform X2: MSRPQKSESEEEFASAPEDNDDGDSNVPGEKSRQDKSKKPVDVNNDEMTTKGKGKEVSTGNEVAESEPAATVREINEILNEMSADSENLLQEKTEDEQTDRTRNIDKQGDRNEEKSRETVDNEEVVAVESTYGQETEAVTAGNIRDALISSTGDIRESGEPQSSAHFTGDIKDALRAVTDKKASKPASSGWGWGGWLSSTASALGQGLQSAIHTVEETLGIPEPEEIAKHTQNDDTAEEGKKEIVDSEPQKSKTGTTETVKTTDVEEESSSTFSMWSGMSALSSVIASKSSELVSGGIDALEAIGRKTMDVISDGDPGLRQKRAAIQELTSGPAVVLSKLLRDAKQQAEENQNSNAETGIHFSTLFDEYQGFVHLEALELLSTECSSKLQSAQVAIEDDEVMKQLQDIKEAFQLKNDDEEEDVKDQTVEITSFLLLQFEKLKIQYKAQKLEKDHAHHWLMKTASR; the protein is encoded by the exons ATGAGTCGCCCCCAAAAGTCAGAGAGCGAAGAAGAGTTTGCGAGTGCTCCAGAAGACAACGACGATGGTGACAGCAACGTGCCTGGTGAGAAATCTAGGCAAGACAAAAGCAAGAAACCAGTTGATGTGAATAATGATGAGATGACGACGAAAGGAAAGGGAAAGGAAGTCTCTACTGGCAATGAAGTAGCTGAATCTGAACCAGCAGCGACAGTGAGGGAAATAAATGAAATACTGAATGAAATGTCTGCAGACAGTGAGAACTTGTTACAAGAAAAAACTGAAGatgagcaaacagacagaactcGAAACATAGACAAGCAAGGAGATAGAAATGAAGAAAAAAGCAGagaaacagttgacaatgaaGAGGTGGTGGCGGTGGAATCAACGTATGGACAAGAAACCGAAGCAGTTACTGCTGGGAACATCAGAGACGCTCTCATTTCTTCTACTGGAGATATTCGG GAATCTGGTGAGCCACAGTCATCAGCACATTTTACTGGAGACATCAAGGATGCATTAAGAGCAGTCACCGATAAAAAG GCATCAAAACCAGCATCTAGTGGATGGGGTTGGGGAGGGTGGCTATCTTCAACAGCCTCTGCGTTAGGCCAAGGGCTACAATCAGCCATCCATACTGTGGAAGAGACGCTTGGCATTCCTGAACCAGAAGAAATAGCAAAACACACTCAGAATGATGATACTGCAGAAGAAGGGAAGAAAGAAATTGTTGATAGTGAACCACAGAAATCAAAGACAGGAACAACAGAAACAGTCAAGACTACTGACGTAGAAGAGGAGTCTTCATCTACATTTTCTATGTGGAGTGGAATGTCTGCCCTCTCATCAGTTATTGCTAGCAAG aGCAGTGAACTTGTATCAGGTGGCATTGATGCTCTTGAAGCTATTGGAAGGAAGACTATGGATGTGATTTCAGATGGAGATCCTG GTTTAAGACAAAAGAGAGCTGCAATTCAAGAACTTACATCAGGACCAGCTGTTGTGCTTTCAAAG CTGTTGAGGGATGCTAAACAACAAGCTGAAGAAAACCAGAATAGCAATGCCGAG ACTGGAATTCATTTTAGCACTTTGTTTGATGAATACCAAG GCTTTGTACACTTGGAGGCTTTGGAGCTGTTATCTACTGAATGTTCTAGTAAGTTACAGTCAGCTCAAGTTGCAATTGAAGATGATGAGGTCATGAAACAACTGCAAGACATAAAGGAGGCCTTCCAGTTGAAGAATGACGATGAGGAGGAGGACGTTAAGGACCAAACAGTGGAAATTACATCCTTTctgttactgcaatttgagaagTTGAAGATTCAATACAAGGCACAGAAGTTAGAAAAG